From Candidatus Pedobacter colombiensis, one genomic window encodes:
- a CDS encoding sodium/solute symporter (Members of the Solute:Sodium Symporter (SSS), TC 2.A.21 as described in tcdb.org, catalyze solute:Na+ symport. Known solutes for members of the family include sugars, amino acids, nucleosides, inositols, vitamins, urea or anions, depending on the system.) — MSSSLVFTDYVVFIFYFLIVTVYGYIIYNRRKKNEHDAKAFFLAEGTLTWWAIGASLIASNISAEQFIGMSGEGFFLGIAVAAYEWIAAIALIIVAVWFIPVYLKNKIYTMPQFLQTRYNETVALIMAVFWLFLYIFVNLTSILYLGAVAINGLTGGEYLHIIMLGLAAFALFISLGGMKVVAYTDVIQVAVLIFGGLVTTYIALTVVGQKFGVGANAIAGFNVLMEQAPEHFKMIIPKPTATSTQNEISKYLTLPGTASYVAGIWIINLNYWGCNQYITQRALGADLQTARTGILFAGFLKLLMPVIVMLPGIAAFVLYKNGHLPQLVGGKDGAYSAILTFLPTGLKGLSIAALTAAIVASLAGKLNSISTIFTLDVYSKYFKKNTDQRNLVYVGRATVILGLILAVMFTWTDLLGIGGVGGFTYIQKYTGFISPGVFAMFILGMFWKRTTGSAAIVGVIAGFLLSVFFNEFAPSVLGNDTWMYTAYTNGNGGFEIPFHICMGLSFAFTMLLMIGISLAGPKVNPKAFELDKTMFKVSPSTLILIVLTLLIVAALYVKFW, encoded by the coding sequence ATGAGCAGCAGTTTAGTCTTCACAGATTATGTAGTTTTTATTTTCTATTTTCTCATCGTCACCGTTTATGGTTATATCATTTACAATAGGCGTAAAAAAAATGAGCACGATGCTAAGGCATTTTTCCTTGCCGAAGGTACATTAACCTGGTGGGCCATTGGAGCTTCCCTAATTGCCTCTAACATCTCTGCAGAGCAGTTTATTGGCATGAGTGGGGAAGGCTTTTTTCTTGGGATCGCTGTAGCTGCCTACGAGTGGATTGCCGCTATTGCCCTGATCATTGTTGCCGTGTGGTTTATTCCTGTTTATCTTAAAAACAAGATCTACACCATGCCACAATTTCTGCAAACCAGGTACAATGAAACTGTTGCTTTAATTATGGCCGTATTTTGGTTGTTCCTTTACATTTTCGTTAACCTCACCTCCATTTTATACCTTGGGGCTGTGGCGATCAACGGGCTTACTGGTGGGGAATACTTGCACATAATTATGTTGGGGCTGGCTGCCTTCGCCTTATTTATATCGCTTGGTGGAATGAAAGTCGTTGCTTATACAGATGTAATACAGGTTGCCGTTCTGATATTTGGCGGGTTGGTTACTACTTATATCGCTTTAACTGTGGTAGGTCAGAAGTTTGGTGTTGGTGCCAATGCTATTGCCGGCTTTAATGTACTGATGGAACAAGCTCCGGAACATTTTAAAATGATCATTCCAAAACCTACGGCTACCTCTACTCAAAATGAGATCAGCAAATACCTTACGCTTCCGGGGACAGCATCTTATGTTGCAGGAATATGGATCATCAACCTTAACTACTGGGGATGCAATCAATACATTACACAAAGGGCATTGGGCGCCGATCTGCAAACGGCCAGAACAGGTATTTTATTTGCAGGTTTCTTAAAGCTGCTGATGCCTGTTATTGTGATGTTACCTGGTATTGCTGCTTTTGTATTGTATAAAAATGGACATTTACCACAGCTGGTTGGCGGCAAAGATGGTGCTTATTCGGCAATACTTACCTTTTTACCAACAGGCTTAAAGGGGTTATCAATTGCTGCCTTAACGGCTGCCATTGTTGCTTCTCTAGCGGGAAAACTAAACAGTATTTCTACCATTTTTACATTAGATGTGTATTCTAAATATTTTAAAAAGAATACAGACCAACGCAACCTTGTTTATGTAGGTCGCGCTACTGTTATTTTAGGCTTAATACTAGCGGTAATGTTTACCTGGACAGACTTGCTGGGGATCGGTGGCGTAGGTGGCTTTACCTATATACAAAAGTATACCGGCTTTATTAGTCCGGGTGTATTTGCCATGTTTATTTTAGGTATGTTCTGGAAACGTACAACAGGAAGTGCAGCCATCGTAGGTGTAATTGCTGGTTTCCTTTTGTCTGTTTTCTTTAATGAATTTGCGCCGTCAGTTTTAGGCAATGATACCTGGATGTACACGGCTTATACAAACGGTAATGGGGGATTTGAAATTCCTTTTCACATTTGCATGGGCTTATCGTTTGCCTTTACTATGCTATTGATGATTGGTATAAGCTTAGCTGGTCCTAAAGTAAATCCAAAAGCTTTTGAGCTGGATAAAACTATGTTTAAAGTATCACCTTCTACGTTAATACTTATTGTTTTGACCCTATTGATAGTTGCTGCACTTTATGTGAAGTTCTGGTAA
- a CDS encoding Lrp/AsnC family transcriptional regulator, whose translation MTTITLDQTDLQLLRLIQKDASLTNKQLGLKLHKAGNTIYNRLERLKKIGYIIGTHTIINREKLGEILTSFTLIQLKDHSTQSLKNFQQEAIKFTEVMECYHMTGDFDFILKIVVSNMQAYKEFVVNKLANLPDVGTVRSQFVINEAKRELAYTLEIPPGQ comes from the coding sequence ATGACTACTATTACTTTGGATCAGACTGATCTACAACTATTACGCCTCATTCAAAAAGATGCCTCGTTGACCAATAAACAACTTGGGTTAAAATTGCACAAAGCCGGTAATACCATTTATAACCGATTGGAGCGGCTCAAAAAGATCGGCTATATTATTGGTACCCACACCATCATTAACCGCGAAAAACTAGGGGAAATACTCACTTCTTTTACCCTCATTCAGCTGAAAGATCATAGTACCCAATCGTTAAAAAACTTCCAGCAGGAAGCCATTAAATTTACTGAGGTAATGGAATGCTATCACATGACAGGGGATTTTGACTTTATTTTAAAAATCGTTGTCAGCAATATGCAGGCATATAAAGAGTTTGTAGTAAATAAACTAGCTAACCTACCCGACGTGGGCACAGTACGTAGCCAATTTGTAATTAATGAGGCAAAAAGGGAATTAGCTTATACCCTGGAAATACCTCCAGGGCAGTAA
- a CDS encoding c-type cytochrome, with protein sequence MRYKKTITFSLLLTTVVMLSAFMPQQEPKATNLKVLPKNISHDDLDKVMDGFKLALGVKCNYCHAPRKDNPKKLDFASDENPKKEIARDMMRMTNKINKKYFHEKDKEGKLTNISCASCHNGKEEPVTIKI encoded by the coding sequence ATGCGCTATAAGAAGACAATTACTTTTTCTCTATTATTGACCACAGTTGTGATGTTAAGTGCTTTTATGCCGCAACAAGAACCTAAAGCTACGAACCTTAAAGTGCTTCCAAAAAACATTAGTCATGATGATCTGGATAAAGTTATGGATGGTTTTAAACTTGCATTAGGTGTAAAATGTAATTATTGTCACGCTCCACGAAAAGACAATCCTAAAAAACTTGACTTTGCTAGTGATGAAAACCCTAAGAAAGAAATTGCAAGGGATATGATGCGTATGACTAACAAGATCAATAAGAAGTATTTCCACGAAAAGGACAAAGAAGGAAAGCTAACAAATATCTCTTGTGCAAGCTGCCACAATGGAAAAGAAGAACCTGTAACGATTAAAATCTGA
- a CDS encoding zinc-binding alcohol dehydrogenase family protein yields MKTLVCSTPGTFEYATGEKPVLTQGNAIIKIKRIGICGTDLHAFEGTQPFFSYPRILGHELSGELIEFDGTAGFEKGESVTFIPYFNCGVCIACRSGKPNCCTDIKVCGVHVDGGMAEYLSVPSHTLIHGEGLSFDELALVEPLAIGAHGVRRADIQKDEFVLVIGAGPIGLGTMEFARIAGAKVIALDINDARLQFCKDKLNVPHLVNAADTDVLEQLKTITGGDMPTVVIDATGNLKAINNAFQYMAHGARFVLIGLQKENISFSHPEFHKREATLMSSRNATRADFEHVIAAMKAGLVKPTTYITHKVLFEAVKDQFQSWLDPSNGVIKAMVEVD; encoded by the coding sequence ATGAAAACATTAGTTTGCAGTACACCGGGTACATTTGAATACGCTACCGGTGAAAAGCCTGTATTAACACAGGGCAACGCAATTATAAAAATTAAACGTATCGGTATCTGTGGCACTGATTTACATGCTTTTGAAGGTACACAGCCTTTTTTTAGTTATCCAAGAATCTTAGGACATGAACTTTCGGGTGAGCTCATCGAGTTTGATGGTACTGCGGGTTTTGAAAAAGGAGAGTCTGTTACATTTATCCCTTACTTTAATTGCGGAGTATGTATCGCTTGCAGATCTGGTAAACCCAATTGCTGCACGGATATTAAAGTCTGCGGTGTACATGTGGATGGTGGAATGGCAGAGTACCTTTCTGTTCCTTCACATACGCTGATTCATGGTGAAGGATTGAGTTTTGATGAACTGGCATTGGTTGAACCCCTTGCTATTGGTGCACATGGTGTTCGCAGGGCGGATATTCAAAAAGATGAATTTGTATTGGTGATAGGAGCCGGGCCGATAGGTTTGGGGACAATGGAATTTGCCAGAATTGCCGGTGCAAAAGTAATTGCGCTTGATATTAATGATGCTCGCTTACAGTTTTGTAAGGATAAGCTGAATGTGCCTCATTTAGTTAATGCCGCTGATACTGATGTTTTAGAGCAATTGAAGACAATTACCGGAGGTGATATGCCAACGGTTGTCATAGATGCTACAGGGAACTTAAAAGCGATTAACAATGCCTTTCAGTATATGGCCCATGGAGCTCGGTTTGTACTTATTGGCTTACAAAAGGAAAATATCTCCTTTAGTCACCCGGAGTTTCATAAACGCGAAGCTACCTTAATGAGTAGCAGAAATGCGACAAGAGCAGATTTTGAACATGTCATTGCTGCTATGAAAGCCGGTTTGGTAAAACCAACCACTTACATTACGCATAAAGTTTTATTTGAGGCGGTTAAAGACCAGTTTCAAAGCTGGCTTGATCCTTCAAACGGAGTAATTAAAGCGATGGTAGAAGTAGATTAA
- a CDS encoding SDR family oxidoreductase — MDLQLKDKVVIVTGGAKGIGKATAAVFATEGAIAVIVGRKEADNLKVVDEIVSSGGKAFQVAAELSDPEACEQAVKTIVAQFGRIDGLVNNAGVNDGVGLEHGNYKDFMASLHRNVVHYYLMAHFALPELIKSKGAIVNITSKTAETGQGNTSAYAAANGGRNALTREWAVELLKHGIRVNAVVVAECWTPAYETWIETLPDAEQKLKEITSKIPFENRMTTAEEIADMAAFLMSGRSSHTTGQIIHVDGGYVHLDRALANA, encoded by the coding sequence ATGGATTTACAATTAAAGGATAAGGTAGTTATCGTTACAGGCGGAGCCAAAGGTATAGGGAAAGCTACAGCAGCGGTGTTTGCTACTGAGGGTGCTATAGCGGTAATTGTGGGTAGAAAGGAAGCTGATAACCTAAAGGTGGTAGACGAAATTGTATCATCAGGTGGAAAAGCTTTCCAGGTTGCTGCAGAGTTGAGCGATCCTGAAGCCTGTGAACAAGCTGTAAAAACCATTGTAGCTCAATTTGGAAGAATTGACGGTCTGGTGAATAATGCAGGAGTGAATGATGGCGTAGGGTTGGAGCATGGCAATTATAAAGATTTTATGGCCTCTCTACATAGAAATGTTGTTCATTATTATTTGATGGCACATTTTGCCTTGCCTGAGCTGATCAAAAGCAAGGGTGCGATTGTAAATATTACTTCGAAAACAGCAGAGACCGGACAGGGGAATACTTCGGCCTATGCGGCAGCAAATGGTGGTAGAAATGCATTAACGAGAGAGTGGGCAGTGGAGTTATTGAAACATGGCATCAGGGTAAATGCAGTAGTGGTGGCCGAATGTTGGACACCAGCTTATGAAACCTGGATTGAAACATTGCCTGATGCAGAACAGAAATTAAAAGAAATTACATCAAAAATACCATTTGAAAACAGGATGACCACAGCCGAAGAAATAGCAGATATGGCTGCTTTTTTAATGTCGGGTAGATCTAGCCATACCACGGGTCAGATAATTCATGTAGATGGCGGATATGTACATCTGGATCGGGCTTTAGCCAATGCTTAA
- a CDS encoding glycoside hydrolase family 88 protein: MKMRSLIFSLFALVAIAPQANAQNAKTKAKPLSDQMAATVMEVWKDRSKKWSYDDGVVQDGMTEIWRRTGNAVYFKYVQEKMDEFISPEGVIDTYSQDHFNIDNVKNGTVLLNLYKVTGQQKYFKAATTLWEQLQKQPRTKEGGFWHKQIYPNQMWLDGLYMGEPFYAEYAALINHKAAFDDIANQFIFMEKNARDAKTGLLYHGWDESREERWADPKTGLSPHIWARAMGWYGMALVDALDYFPKDHPKRKELINILNRLATAIKSVQNNKTGVWYDILDRPNDKGNYFESSASAMFVYTIAKGVRMEYLPQSYFAVADKGYKGMQQEFVEPRAFNMVNLKGTVTVSGLGGKPYRDGSYAYYLSEKVITNDPKGVGAFLKAINEMEIAAMPKPGLGKTVVLDSYFNNETKKDQSGNEVSWHYKWEEMANGGFSMWGEQFNNAGFKTSTLYSAPTAANLKNASVYIIVDPDTEKETAKPNFIGANDIKNITDWVKAGGILIMMANDTGNVELEHFNHLAKNFGIQFNLDSKGRVVKNQFEMGKVSVPAGNEIFKTAKELYIKEYSSLKVMPPAKSILKDKDGDHVMAIAKLGKGTVFAIGDPWLYNEYVDGRKLPAEYNNFEAGQDLINWIGKQLVKK; encoded by the coding sequence ATGAAAATGAGATCTCTTATATTTAGTTTATTTGCCCTGGTTGCTATAGCACCGCAAGCAAATGCACAGAATGCCAAAACAAAGGCGAAGCCTTTATCTGACCAGATGGCAGCTACTGTAATGGAAGTATGGAAAGACAGATCAAAGAAATGGTCCTACGATGATGGCGTTGTTCAAGATGGGATGACTGAGATCTGGAGAAGAACCGGTAATGCGGTATATTTCAAATATGTTCAGGAAAAAATGGATGAGTTTATTTCACCGGAAGGGGTTATAGACACCTATAGTCAGGATCATTTTAATATTGATAACGTAAAAAATGGGACTGTTTTGCTCAATCTTTATAAAGTAACCGGACAGCAAAAATATTTTAAAGCGGCAACCACATTATGGGAGCAATTGCAAAAACAACCAAGAACAAAAGAAGGTGGTTTCTGGCATAAGCAAATATATCCAAACCAGATGTGGTTGGATGGCTTGTACATGGGAGAGCCTTTTTATGCTGAATATGCAGCACTAATTAACCATAAAGCTGCTTTTGATGACATCGCGAACCAATTCATCTTTATGGAAAAAAATGCCAGAGATGCGAAGACCGGGTTGTTGTACCATGGTTGGGATGAATCAAGAGAGGAGCGTTGGGCAGATCCAAAAACAGGTTTGTCACCACATATTTGGGCAAGAGCTATGGGCTGGTATGGTATGGCACTGGTAGATGCGTTGGATTATTTTCCAAAGGATCATCCGAAAAGAAAAGAGTTGATTAATATTCTAAACCGTTTGGCAACAGCGATTAAAAGCGTGCAAAATAATAAGACAGGCGTATGGTATGATATTTTAGATCGTCCAAATGATAAAGGCAATTACTTTGAGTCTTCGGCCTCGGCCATGTTTGTGTATACCATTGCTAAAGGGGTAAGGATGGAATACTTACCACAATCGTACTTTGCTGTAGCAGATAAAGGTTATAAAGGGATGCAGCAGGAGTTTGTTGAGCCACGCGCTTTTAATATGGTGAACCTTAAAGGTACGGTTACTGTATCAGGATTAGGTGGTAAACCTTATCGTGATGGTAGCTATGCTTATTATTTGAGCGAAAAAGTGATTACCAATGACCCTAAAGGTGTAGGTGCTTTTTTAAAGGCCATCAACGAAATGGAAATTGCAGCTATGCCTAAACCGGGTTTAGGGAAAACAGTAGTATTGGATTCGTATTTTAATAATGAAACAAAGAAAGATCAAAGTGGAAATGAAGTATCCTGGCATTACAAATGGGAAGAAATGGCCAATGGTGGTTTTTCTATGTGGGGTGAGCAGTTTAACAATGCAGGTTTTAAGACTTCAACTCTGTATAGTGCGCCTACAGCAGCAAACCTTAAAAATGCTTCGGTTTATATCATTGTTGATCCGGATACTGAAAAAGAAACGGCTAAGCCGAATTTTATCGGAGCTAATGACATTAAGAACATTACTGACTGGGTAAAAGCTGGTGGTATTTTAATCATGATGGCCAATGATACCGGTAATGTAGAGCTGGAGCATTTTAATCATTTGGCTAAAAATTTCGGTATTCAGTTTAACCTGGATAGCAAGGGCAGAGTGGTTAAAAACCAATTCGAAATGGGCAAGGTATCTGTTCCGGCAGGCAATGAAATCTTTAAAACGGCTAAAGAATTGTACATCAAAGAATATAGCAGTTTGAAGGTTATGCCACCTGCTAAATCGATACTTAAAGATAAGGATGGGGATCATGTAATGGCTATTGCCAAATTAGGTAAAGGAACAGTATTCGCTATTGGTGATCCATGGTTATACAATGAGTATGTGGACGGCAGAAAACTTCCCGCAGAATATAACAACTTTGAAGCAGGCCAGGACCTTATAAACTGGATTGGCAAACAATTGGTAAAGAAATAA